The DNA window GTTGGGGGATGTCACAATAGCATGTTCAATGTTTCCTCAATTCCAACTGTTTTTGATATTTTCCTGCTCCTCTTATTTGGTAAAAATATATGGATGCATACATATGGCCAACTTGTTCCGGAGTGCTGGAGCTGGTATATAGTAAAATTGCCTGAGAGAGGAGCTATAGCAAGCATTGGAAATACTGGCTATGGATGGGGTTGGGAAGGAGAATTTTGTACGGTTGGAGCGGGTGATGGTTGGATAACATCTGAATTCTTCAGGCAATATGGAGAAAAAAGATACGAAATCCTGGGAGCAAATTATGTTCAAACCCTAAATAGCTATATAAGCCACTTTAAGGAATTTACCCTTCCAGAATGCTGGTGGAGCCCTGATGCTGGGTGGGACTGGATAGATGAGAAAACTGTTCAACAATGGGTTTTGCTGGGTGATCCAAGCTTAAAGCTGGGAGGATATTAGCGAATAAAGAGGAAACATTTAAATATAATAAATTCTATATAATTGAGGCTTTAACATGAAAAATAATAAGAGAGAAGCATCTTTATCTAATGTGTTTTTAAATTTCAACAGAATATGTTTTTTAGCTAAAAAAGGAGTAATACCTGAAAATAAACTAAATGAATCAATAGGTAAATAATGGTAAATATATGGATTAATTGGTCAACAAGGGAAACATATGAGACACTCCGCGGTATGGATAATATAGCTCACTACAGAGAATTTGTTAAAAAATTTCTAATGTTAGAAAGAGCCGGCGAAGGGATTTGAACCCTTGACCTGCTGATCTCTTGAGAGCTTATCTCTCTTTACAAGTCAGCCGCTCTACCGCGCTAAGCTACGCCGGCTTCAAAAGGAATTAAAACCAGATTAAAAAATTTTTCTAACAAGGATTGAAAGCGGGGTCACCATATAAAGTGAATTCATAAAGGCAAACATATTTTTTATCAAGAGCATTTGTTTCTTTTGGTTGAAAATTCCATTTTATTTTTTCAAATGGGTCTCCTGAGAAGTATAAGGGTGGTGTCCATAGAAAAGTTGAGTTTGCATCTTTTGGAAGATATGCATTCTTTGCATTTCTCAGGGCAATTCCAACAG is part of the Thermoplasmatales archaeon genome and encodes:
- a CDS encoding peptidase C25, with the protein product SYDPKPYGNLTSIHVWVENENGSVVFEDWRNNTEMYYEGEWVTGEKILNGRGGALYYMPKDFEREILWTSNGKFRSMEDVINGIGQGCGFAFLSGHGSPGFWGDHLPGIPGNRRNSQLAGLVVSQVRPYFPFFELPFFPMEKLSNNNKLPVVVVGGCHNSMFNVSSIPTVFDIFLLLLFGKNIWMHTYGQLVPECWSWYIVKLPERGAIASIGNTGYGWGWEGEFCTVGAGDGWITSEFFRQYGEKRYEILGANYVQTLNSYISHFKEFTLPECWWSPDAGWDWIDEKTVQQWVLLGDPSLKLGGY